Genomic DNA from Cydia fagiglandana chromosome 3, ilCydFagi1.1, whole genome shotgun sequence:
TGCCTGAAGTTATAGGACCTACATAGGTCAAGAATTTTATCCTCGGAATTTGGAGAAgccaaacaaataataaaataaaaatacttgtaaaacatattttattcatttttaacaaattaaacCGTAATATAATCTAATCACAGGTCTATCAAAATTACATTTCCACATTTAAAAACACACTTACCAGGTTAAAATGTTACATTTTGGTCCATAGTTATTAAATCCTACATTTATAATATCAATACATctaaatacaaataattatattatatattactaaTTTAGAATATCACGTAGGTATTCTAAGTAAGTTAACAAGTAAGTATGTGAATTTCGGGTGAGATTACATGAAACCTCGGAAACAAGTTGAAGAAAAAACTATCAATCATCAATACAAGTATATTACAAAAGATAAATTATTCCAAAATAATCACATACCTAAAAGCGTTCTATAGAAATCGAATATCTAACACCGGATCAAGCATGTCAGTGTTTCATTTCCATGTCAAAGAAAGTTaagtctaaaaataaaattcctAAACAAACAGGCAGGTACATAATTAAACCTTAACATATGTCAGTCCATTCATGATCTCAAAACATCGTTCCTCACACAATTACAACTAAGTCACGTTTTAATACAGTTACCTACAATATTCCTAATACTTATTACACCTATAGGTAGGTCGTCGATGGTATCTTGGCTAGTTCTTCGAGGGCTTCTTCCTTCAGCTCCGGGAGCGCCGATACCTTAGCTAGTTTAGGGTCCAAGTATCTGTTGTATACAGACTTGTACTTGGAATTCTTCACATTGACGACGATTTTTGCGATTTTCCTAATAATAGGATCGAGGTGTTCCAGAGTATACTCTGAGTAGTAGGTCATCGTGGGAGTCCAAACTTCTTCAAGGCTCTTTCTAGACAGCAAGTAGAGGGAAAGGCATAGAGCGGCGGCGGCCAGTTCTGAAGGGCGGTAGTGTGCCATGCTGTATTCTACCAGGCTGAGGTCAACAAAATACTTCGCTAAATGATGGTTCTTTGATGTCCCGTGAGCAGCTTTAACAAAcctgaaaataaaaacatattcgTATAAATTCTATTTACGTTCTATTTTGAGTTATTTATCTACAGATTTTCTCTACCTTTATGGCACGCAAGTATACATTCGAAAAAAGCTTTCTGATTTTTAACTTAATGATTAAGACAAAGTACTTTTTGGAATTTCGTCCATATTCGCGATCTCTTGAAGTTTGCAGCACAAACGATACGCGTCAGAGATGAAAAGTAAGATGAGGCGTTGCAGACGCCGCGCCTCTTCAATGAACTTTCGAGCTTTCATGGAAAATGTATGTTTAAGTATTCGAGGATTAGTGTTGCGATGTAAAAATGTAATCAGTGTATTTTCCGAATAGTAAGGTTAGatgaatacaaataaatatgtatacatatgtatacagggtggaaaggcacgacgatccttcccgcaaaagggggattgtttagcctaagctctacattttctccatagaaactatgttaatatgggcaaccgtttctaaattatggccttttaaacatccatgcaaaaaactactttgttctaaccctaacaggtgacagggtcaatgaacttacttgtaaacaatctgtatacgacaggaaattatgcGAATTTGTTGCCATATAACCATttttaggtctgcttacaacacggtaagaatcgttgcaggattttcgctttcttagtggttccacttgttcaatagttgaatgaagtagttatgttattccttaatattaataatactaaccacaacattgtttacaacgacagttcaaattgtgacattgacaaccactcaaaagtacgcaatcgtcttataaatatctctggtttccttgactgataaaaaggttttagtttcttaacacgtttcacaaaattattttcgtataattggaaactatctaaaataataaaaaaatacaagtagaTTGTGTTTTATGCACcaaatgaacttgcaaaaatgtaatactaagaataaatcaagagTAACttcttcttaaatacctaactaacaaacctaaccttcttgcgtggtaggaaagagacaagacgtctgatgtttgaaattatattgtcattgaactttacttcatatttactttatttcatattcttcaaataaaaatgccgttgttagatgctcgtggttattttaatttgtggggctgtgtaaaagatatggtgtaccaaacggaatgtgaaactgcggacgaaatgagacattaaaggctaattgctgcttttgacaatctgcggaggaaaaatgacgaagagcatacatgggcaatgtgcgcgggctcgggtgcgcgctgcggcgtacattataagacacggaggtacatttgaacaccgtatgtgaagaaaagatagtgttaaatattggcaaaaagtaattataagaaagtaataaaattgtttgtaatatttttgcattcatttgatttgtCATTTACatatgcgtcattcatacatcattgcgattctgtcaacgatcggtaaaagcgtaaagtcccgatctttcccgacggagatccttaatctagccgtcatgtgcacaaTGCACATGCTATaaggttatcaacttatcaccacagttaaaaagtagaaaatttggtatttttattttttactcaattaacgatttttaccattaccaatctgctctgtattACTTAAACggcctaatacttccgggaaggatcctcgtgcctttccaccctgtatacttataGATTCTTATACTCAATACTAACGTTATTATATCTATGGTCTTTCTTTAATGAGGCAGAAATGGTTTGCCATACAATTTGCTAGAGTCATCAAGGTGctcaataatatctgaacatgcactttttTGAGGCTTTGttgagatatttgtgaacaaCTTGAAGGCGCGGTCTTCCTTCCCACTTAAAGCCATATATTCAGAGGCAACGGAACATAGACGCGTtgcggcctggccacgacattacgcgacttgcgacggcggcggcTACCATAGGCTGGAGCgagacagcgatcggacctttcgttcccacctatggttgccgccgccgccatcgCCAATCTCTCAATGTCGTGACCGAGCCGTTACGGTCAGCGCCGACCTTTTCTTCAGTCTTGCTTGCTTGCTACAAATAGGTTAGAATCTGCTACGATTATGGGAATTTACCTTCTAAGGAAGCTGAGCGGTATGGGCCGAGCGAGACAGAAGCCCAGCTTGGCCATAATGTCCCTCTCGCACTGGAATACGTCGGCCTTGCTGTACGCGTTGTCGGTCACGTACACGAAGTCTCCCACCTCCGGCGCGTAGATCTCCTCGTATTTGGACGCCAGGAACATCGCTGTGACGCCGACGAGCTGCAGCTGGTTGCGTTGGACGTTTGGTACCGCCTGGAATGAGTTTATGTTTAGCCAAACTTCTCGTGTGCAgagattattatttttttctaatagtTTTCTCGTACGAGGTTCCGCGTTCCATCATTCGAGGGCTGAACTCAATAATGGCAGAATATTAAAAGCTAGGCAtagttagttttctttttttcggtacctacaaataaaacTTCATGTTCAGCTACTGTTACAATTTCAGGGTCAGAAAGGCATGCCTAGCTTAAGGTAAGGGGCTTTTGTTTTTAACAgccatacaataaataagcgTCAAATTATACGCAATGAAGACATCAATCGAAAGACTGTTGAACTGATCAATTGTTTACCAATAATGGATTGCTGGCATTACAGCTAATCATTCTTACCAGCCGTAAAAAGTTTCGCTCGTTGGGTCgttaaaagtatttaaaaaaactaacaaaaattcaaaaaaattctGGCCGAAAATGTTCTAAGTTCTAAAATCGGGCCTCTTTTGCTATACTCTGACCCAGTCGTCTTCATAATTCTAACATTGACACAAAAAATGCAAGTTCAAAATTCTATAAACTCTGTAgctactatacagggtgatttcggggtcgtgtgGCAAGAGAAcaagacatcatacagaattcaAAGATGACCacaatgatgttgttaattattgtttatcaccaataatgatgattatttttcaAACGACAAGTAgaagaaaacatttttgcatacaatttggtcacCCTattcaatgtgacgtcttgtcgttttccaaacagcgtatgtcaaaagtcatagggtgaccatgattactTAATGTAAGATAAACttaacttgaaaaataagaaaaataaaactagatcTATTTTAATCAagtactaccatatgataatatgGATCacttacagagtcagaaaaagtgaatttggatcacgacccagaaatcaccctgtattttgATAATTAGAATAAGTACTTCATACCTTCGCATAAGCATTACTATGGCCGTTAGCAATTAATGAGaacatgaatattttttttacctgtAAATATCTATCAATAATTCCAACAGTTAGATGGAATGTTTCCAAAACTAGTGAGAACTGGCGCTGCACTTCCACCAGCCAGTCAATGAGTGTGGCCCTCATCTTTCCAGTGATCACAgactgcaaaaaaaaaacattaattaaaaaaattaagggGAAACATTTTCTACTAACTACTAACTGTGACGTcgcacgggtaaaggtaccttatggcggttggcgcttacgctattattaacgccgctccaatattattgcggcgctatgcgacgtaagcgccggccgccataaggtacctttttccgtggaacgtcacaactATGAATGTACCTTgtacagtcgcctgcaataatttgttacacaacgaaggccgcaaatatATCTCACCCGGTGTTATTTATAAAGCCATAAGAGTGTGTTACATATTTTTGcgaccttcgaagagtaacatattattgcaggtgagtgTACTTAATACTACCTAAAACTACCGAATGAATACTAGCTATAGCAAATACCATTTTTAAGAAATCATGTATTTGTaagtattaatagcaaaagGCCTGTGCTACTAactagataaaaaaaattaacttacTTTAATGAAAAAAGGTAACACTATAGGTCACTAATATTCAAATTCTCAAactgttctaaataaataaatgtcttGCAATTCAtgcaaggtgctcacaaatatctgaacacgcctctatagtcaaggcattagagtgcctgttcagatatatttgagcaCCTGGGCTGCtctatctgatggcgactgttcaTGTTTCACTGGCCATCCATTTCAAGATTACCCACATGTTGTTTAGCACAAAACTATACAATCAATCTTTCATTTTGTAATGAAAAAGCCtagcaaataataattatacatgaGACAATTATTAACtttcttttaaattttaaaacaaaaacttaatATATCAGTCTAGTTTTTAAGCTACACTTACCTGTTTTCTCAGATGATCAGGCTCAATAGCATACTTCAGCTCCAGCTCAGTCAAGTAATGGTATATGTCCTTAATATAGCATGACATAAGCAAAGGACTATTATTGTCACCGGCATCAATATCCTCCACATCCGGGGGCAACGGAGGATGCTCCTTTTCAGGTTGCGAGTCCTGTTTCACTGTCTCGGCTAACTTCAGTTTTCCCAATGATTCTGTGGGCTCTTTTAACACCGGTTTAGAATCTTCTTTTACAGATGATAATCTTGACGGCTTCTTAGAGTCCTGAGACTGCTTTCTTGGCTTCAATATGTTTTCATCATTGGTCTTATTCTGTTGAGTCTCCTTGAGGACCGCCTGgatgacaaattttgaaaaCAACTTGATATAACAAGatgaaaatgttttaataaaatgtacagTAAGAATAATACTGAATtaactgaatataattaaaaattggGACTTGTAAATTGTAAGAAGTCGGTTGTAAAATACATACAGACTTGTATACTATGGATGTGTATGGAGTAGCTGAGAAATTGAGATATGAGTTTGGTTACCACTTTGGCCTAGCCCATATTACCATTGTTTTAGATCCCAATAAAAACATCTTTGTAATAAGAATGAGCATAAATATTCGATCCTGAATTgcttagtacagtcacctgcaataatatgttactcttctaaggccgcaaaaatatgtgaggctcttatggctctataaataggatgtcagatatttttgcggccttctttGTCACATATTGTTGCAAGTGACTGTACCCACATCACAAGCCAGATTGAACTTAGTTGGACTTATGTGTAAAGTCCTATAGCATTTATTGCACAATATTAAATTACTATTTAAAAGCAAAGATTACCTTAGTTCTAGCTATCGCTTTAGCAGCGAGCCCAGCTGTGCTTTCTTCTCGTCTCAACGGTGGCCTTGAAGAGGGCTGAACGATTGGCTTGGCGGCCGCCAAGCCTGTGTCAATCTTGGAACGCACATGGCTATAGTTGCTGCAATGAAAATAAAATGCATCGAGTCTGTGCAAAGTGCCATAacaaattgaaaataatattaaatgtaaCTATGCTTCAAAAAACAGAAACGGAAAAAAGGGGAAGTGGGAATtagaaggggtagacctcggcggactttctctgatcagatcggggaaatcctgaagaaaggccaggtcaagagcaccttaaaccggcgagcgtgtatgaggaatgttatgaatgtgaaggaagcgaaagaggtatgtcaggatcgtagcaagtggaaatccgtggtctctgcctacccctccgggaaataggcgtgattatatgtatgtatgtatgcttcaaaaaacataataatatattgtatTAATAAGACATGGAAGGTACATGGAACTAAAAACCAGATATTTAAGGCACATTATAGGAATAAAACTAAGATGATCAAAAGATTCGAGTTATTGATGTTCATAATTCATAACAAAGAGGAGTATCTTTTAAGTATATAAAGGTTAGACATTAAATTACCAAGAATCCAAAACTGCAAAATCATAACGCGATTACAAACTTGAGGGTAGATCTGCTTTCTTACCTTTTGATTGTGGCCCGATTTAAAGTAGCCTTCTTCTCATATTCTGCGGTGGCTACTGCCACTTTCCCGATGGCAATGTCCCGCTGAGCTTGTGCGTTGGTGTTCAAATCACCCAAGGCTCCGCGAGCACTCAACCCCTGTCTTTTGATAGGGAGAATGGCATTGCTTTTTCCTTTAAAAACATTCGCGTTTTCTTGATCATGAAGATTGACCTGTTGCAAGAAATAAGATAAAACTGTTTGCCAAATACCCAATGTAAATAACACCGTATTAATTAACACGTCGTCAACAATGGCTTACCAATCGTTGCTGCCTCCTGACTTGGATCTCCATTGCTTTCTAGAATTGACCGAAGTAGCTTTATATTTTCGTAGAATGATTGAGAATGTTGCAGTGCACGTAAATAACGTTGAAAAGCTACAGTTGCAAGTGCCAATCAGTTGCGAGACATCATTGCAACATAAAAATTTATAAAGCACTTGGTAACGTAGCCTCTCTTGCTTGACGGCCGACTTAAAATTAACGGAAAAGATTTGATTTCGACAACCCAGCTGTGATGCAACTCGCTGATTGGTCAATGCGAGTTACGTTATAATCAACATAAAatctttttataaaaatattaagtttATTGTAACAAATGTTGAAAAGCTGATACAATACATATATGGTTAATAAAATCAATGTATTTTCATCACTAAATTATATGTAATTATAtcaatattttgtaataataaaattttaaaacctcTCAGTTGACTAACACTAACTGGTCAGAGACAATGATCAGCTGTTTTTGGATGGTCTATGACTTCAATGCTTTTTTCAAGCATTTCATAGGTTTCATTCTAAATActcaaaacaatttattttttagtacACCTTCCACAAATCTAATATTTCcaaaatgataatattttttataactacGACGTTTTCTACATTTTATCATAATTTATTAATCTGAAGTCTATTTATTTTTCAACTTCTGATTGTCTATGGACATTAGTGTTGCTAGTTTTTAATTAATCAGCAAATTCAacatttttaagtaaattataataatatacattatgttacttatttaaaatcttaaataaactcatagacctagtattacatagatgagctatatgcgtgcctccgtgaggtgagggacaaaacatacgcaaagcgacaatattaaaaacacgttttaacattcctgacaacataccgaaaacaatctacgtaattcggtcgggttatttgttgcccaccataaaccatactaaatttttggtggggaacaaacaacaAGTGAGACtttgacaaggacaagcaataataccactttctctgctactcctactgaaatttccataagtgcatctcgttctgtcatttggcccctcccccgtgtcatccctatattattgtacctctatggatAACTTCATATTTCCTGTAGTTAATATGTACACTTTACAAAAACgcaataattaaattacttacttGATATTGACAACTATCTTTGTTTAATAGTATCGTGATTCGTGGTgcacaaatttgttttttttttaactgctTGGTCTAAGCATTAGTTtagtataaaattttattatgactacaccaaacttacaataaaaagtaaccaAGATTTTTACGAATTATGTAggttcttatttattaaatctttattgcacaaaagaaaaaatcttatagtacaaaaggcggacttaatgccataaggcattctctaccagtcaaccttaaggctaagcagagagattgtgagcggtgctataattacaacagcaaaaacgaacaataaattacgtataacatattaattacctatacaaatatactatacacatatactataatatatatatacatatacatatatatatatatacatatatatatatatgtatatatataaatatataaataaataacgacgACTCAGGTTTTACTCATAACTACCTTATTTCGTTAAACTGCTTAGgcacaaaatatttaaataaccgTTCCCCCATTTGGGGGTTGACTGCTGGAGGCTTACATAACATTACATAAATCACATCTTCAAAATATATGATGAGCTTTAGTAAagctaattaatttaattattccttaataaaataaaataaataaataaaattgtactctatttatagttagttttaatgatattgtaaagtattagtttttaatttaaaaataattaaaataaataaaaaatgtaataaattttgcaaatggttttaattttaactgtaGACGTTAAAATGCTGCTTATGATATGGCGTATGAAAAACAGTCAGCAAAGTGAAGTGATTAATTTAGCATCTCTGCATACAAATATATATGCAGTTGCAGGTGTGCTAAGTTAATAGTCTTTCTGATTGAACGTACGCTGTAATGTCTTTAGAACGAACTTATTCAAATTGTCTTAACTTTCGAAACAAGAGTTTAAATCCAAACAAATCACTCTCAATACATTGCTGACTAATTTCACGCAACACATTCTAGCGATCTAACAAATGCCGCAATGTATACGATTTTTGAACAAAGAAATAATAAACTCGACTATTAAGTAAAATATCAGGAATAGTTTGGCAACACCAATCGACGACAGACGTCATTTAAATGTCAGTCGGCTGAAGAGCGAAAACTTGTATCCACTATCGATAATATCCGCAGTAGTTTCCAATTTTACTCAATtactctctcactaagcaatAAAGAAATTATAGAAGACAGAAGTCTTACCGGATATCACCACGAATTTCATCAAATGTAATAATCATTCATTCAGTGTAAACGTGTAATTCTTAACCTAGGTTACGCACGGCGTCATTGTAATAATCTAATTTGATTTGCATGCAGTTTTCGCAACAATGGTGCAGAAAGGGCCTCGACCTTTGGTGCTGTGCGGTCCCTCGGGATCTGGAAAGAGTACTCTGCTGAAGCGCCTTCTCAAAGAATTTCCCGATAAGTTTGGGTTCAGCGTATCTCACACGACGAGAGGCCCCCGGCCGGGAGAGAAGAATGGAGTCCATTACCATTTCACTACAAAAGATGAAATGCTCGCTGCCATTGAAAAAGGTGAATTTCTAGAAACTGCTACATTCAGTGGGAACACCTATGGGACGAGGTAAGTTGGATTTTTTCTGGGTACAGGCTGACCATGTGCTTTTTCACAATGTTGTGATGTGAACCTTGGCAATGTGCCAAAAGTTCattgtgcctattttgaaaCCAGTGTTTACTCTGCTGAATCAACCAGAATCAGCTTTAAAATAGATTGAATATGAATTATTACATCTTGTAGTTATATTTCAGTATGTTGACTCACTCATATTGTGGTTTCAcagacattttataaatgctGTGCGTCCATGCCCACCTATTTTAgactaattttattataaaataaaacttattgtTGATTGTGAATTTATTCTTTTAGGgttggttgcaccaaactgttcgtatcgttaaagaattcgctgaatttttatgtatggaaagtttcatagtaaagcgcccggggcgcgccggctgactgATCAGTCTGTCatatgtggttggtgcaactggcccttagttaTTCAACcttagctaaattggttgttcaaccCTAAATGgtataacaatcccgtgtggtgactgtaccctAAATAGCATTTATCTAAATATATTGTCATGCTAATGGCCTGAAGATAGTATTAATCTGCCTGTCACCCTCATGTGATGTATTTATCAACAATGATTACATTGTGTTTATGTTAGCCAagtatgtttttatttactaaCAATATCAACACAGCACTACTGTGTTGTTATTACTATGTGTAGTAGTTACAAATTTAATagcatttatttgtaaacatacAATAGTGCAGGTAATTATCATAATAATTCGGTACACGCCGGGAAGGAGTTGATAACTCGAGAAATTTtgttgaagaaatttgaacttaaaataaaactgtataaggttcaaatttattcaattttttcccgaaagttatcaacttcttcccgccgtgtacggaattaTGAACAAGGAGAAGTAGTACTCATTAAATCTTCTTATGATTAATGACTAACTGCATAGCTGAAATCGGGGAAAGCCTCTGGTTCTGAATTTGTATGGCAAGAACCAGGAAATGCCAGTTTGGGATTATGTATCTTAGAAAACAAGTTTAGAACACACCCTAGAAAACATTATCTACTGTTTATGAAAAGTTTAGTACCCATATTTTTAGAAACTTTATACTCCTATACTAACAAACCAGGTGTTatactaatattttaaatataaaagttaCAGTTTaacaatttacaataaaatcatATTTTAATCTACTGCCTTATTATTCCAGTAAGAGAGCCGTAGAAGATGTTCGCCGCACCGGAAAGATCTGTGTACTGGATATTGAGATTGAAGGCGTGAAACAAGTGAAGCGCTCAGACCTCGACCCTCTACTGGTGTTTGTGATGCCGCCTTCAATCGATGAGCTGGAGAGACGCCTGCGTGGACGCAACACGGAGTCTGATGAGGCGCTGAAGCTGAGGCTCGAGACAGCAAGGAAAGAAATTGAATATGGTAAATACTtttatatttgtattgttttatttttgattaagaattacttaaacaTTAGAAAATTTTGCCATGTGTAATGGTAAAGGCAATAAATGCAAttaaaagttaaatttttaaattattgagatatgtagattttattatttatgacaaCCGGTCTGgttgggtagtgaccctgtctatgaagctgatggtcccgggttcgaatcctggtaacatataaatgtcctataatatttatttaagtagataTAGTTAGATACTCATATAAAATTAGACATGTATTGACATAGGGCAGTGAATTTACTTTCACTTTTGTTGGCTATTTTCCACAACAACATGTTTGCCATCTTGGCAATACCCAAATAATAAGTCATTGCCTATAATGTTAATTTTGTTGATTTGTTTCCTGGCAATTTTGAATGCAAGAGGCCAACACCACCAGTTACGGGCATGTTACCAAACTAATACGCCCTGTCAGgatctaccgcgaaaaccgaagttCCCACATAAATATTTTCGCCTTAATTagagaaaagaaaaaaatgcccgcaatttgcgaacttcgttgttcgcggtaggccctctgaagcACGATTCTCAATATTACAAAATATGTGAATGGCATGGCATGTGCTtgctttgtacagtcgacgtcaaagatatgtttacactttttgccttattacaaaggagtaaggtgcaaaagtgtaaacatatttttgacgttgactgtaccAACACAAGCAGCTGTATGGTTGccttaaatacatatttgtgaATGATAGAGATTAATTTGTTTTTCCTGATCCAACTATACTAAGTTTAATGATAATGAACCATGTCACCTTCCTTGCATTTCAGTCGTGggacagtcgacgtcaaagatatgtttacatttttagccttattacagttattacaaaggagtaaagtgcaaaagtgtaaacatatttttgacggcGACTGGACAAAGCAATGTCAATGACATGGCTATTTTCAGTTGCAGTACTAATACTAAATGTCAACCGCTACAGCGTCAATCAGTATTATCCTGTTTAACGCCTTGCGctgcgtacagtcagcagcaaaagttgaaCAACATTATTCAAAAACTTACGGGAACGACTTGGGGAGCCACTGCTTCCTGCCTTCGAACTACGGCTCTGGCTCTGGTTTACTCAACGGCTGAGTACTGCGCCCCAGTATGGATGAACAGTGCACATACCTCAGCCGTTGACACGCAACTAAACCAAACACTCAGACTAATTACCGGATGCTTAAAGCCTACGCCATCCCACTGGCTCCCCATTCTGGGCAACATAGCTCCTGCACACCTCCGTAGGAACAATAGCCTTCACCGAGAAGCCATCAAAACGCACAGGTGCTCTAACCTTCCCATCCACCGAGACCTCAACGAGATGAGTAATCAGAGGCTGAAGTCCAGAAACCCTCCTGCTCTACAGATGCACAATCGACAAATCACTTGGAGTTTGGTGGAAGCGTGGCAAGCAGAATGGGAGCACCATATGGACCAAATAAACCCTCTCATCCATCTCACACCTCAAACACCTCCTACCGGCTTCAAAGAGCCCCGCCGCGTATGGTCCGCCCTTAATCGCTTTAGAACCGGAATTGGTAACTGTGCACACCACTGGCACAAATGGGGTTGGAGCGCCTCTCCTGCCTGCGAGTGTGGACACCCAGACCAGACCATAGAACACATAGTCCTGGAATGTCCCCTCACAAAATAT
This window encodes:
- the LOC134680006 gene encoding G2/mitotic-specific cyclin-B1; amino-acid sequence: MEIQVRRQQRLVNLHDQENANVFKGKSNAILPIKRQGLSARGALGDLNTNAQAQRDIAIGKVAVATAEYEKKATLNRATIKSNYSHVRSKIDTGLAAAKPIVQPSSRPPLRREESTAGLAAKAIARTKAVLKETQQNKTNDENILKPRKQSQDSKKPSRLSSVKEDSKPVLKEPTESLGKLKLAETVKQDSQPEKEHPPLPPDVEDIDAGDNNSPLLMSCYIKDIYHYLTELELKYAIEPDHLRKQSVITGKMRATLIDWLVEVQRQFSLVLETFHLTVGIIDRYLQAVPNVQRNQLQLVGVTAMFLASKYEEIYAPEVGDFVYVTDNAYSKADVFQCERDIMAKLGFCLARPIPLSFLRRFVKAAHGTSKNHHLAKYFVDLSLVEYSMAHYRPSELAAAALCLSLYLLSRKSLEEVWTPTMTYYSEYTLEHLDPIIRKIAKIVVNVKNSKYKSVYNRYLDPKLAKVSALPELKEEALEELAKIPSTTYL
- the LOC134680110 gene encoding guanylate kinase isoform X2: MVQKGPRPLVLCGPSGSGKSTLLKRLLKEFPDKFGFSVSHTTRGPRPGEKNGVHYHFTTKDEMLAAIEKGEFLETATFSGNTYGTSKRAVEDVRRTGKICVLDIEIEGVKQVKRSDLDPLLVFVMPPSIDELERRLRGRNTESDEALKLRLETARKEIEYGREPGNFHIIIMNDNLDKAYSELREFIAQNVKDKDQDLRGL
- the LOC134680110 gene encoding guanylate kinase isoform X1 — translated: MVQKGPRPLVLCGPSGSGKSTLLKRLLKEFPDKFGFSVSHTTRGPRPGEKNGVHYHFTTKDEMLAAIEKGEFLETATFSGNTYGTSKRAVEDVRRTGKICVLDIEIEGVKQVKRSDLDPLLVFVMPPSIDELERRLRGRNTESDEALKLRLETARKEIEYGREPGNFHIIIMNDNLDKAYSELREFIAQNVKDKDQARDGPTATQ